In the Juglans microcarpa x Juglans regia isolate MS1-56 chromosome 6D, Jm3101_v1.0, whole genome shotgun sequence genome, one interval contains:
- the LOC121268898 gene encoding uncharacterized protein LOC121268898 translates to MKLVWSPETASKAYIDTVKSCELYQESGVAELVSAMAAGWNANFIVETWSQGGVMATSTGLAVASRHTGGRHVCIVPDEQSRSEYAQGMVEAGMSPEVIVGEPEEAMDELVGIDFMVVDCRRKDFARILRLAKLSSRGAVLVCKNASSKSAAASFKWRSVLDGGSQHLVRSVFLPVGMGLDIAHVAAAASGGNSGSGAKKWIRHVDQQSGEEHVIRK, encoded by the exons ATGAAGCTAGTTTGGTCTCCTGAGACTGCATCAAAGGCCTACATCGATACTGTTAAATCT TGCGAGCTGTATCAAGAATCAGGCGTGGCAGAGCTTGTTTCCGCCATGGCTGCAGGCTGGAACGCCAACTTCATCGTGGAGACATGGTCTCAAGGTGGAGTTATGGCAACAAGTACAGGCCTAGCGGTGGCGAGCCGTCACACGGGCGGAAGACACGTTTGCATAGTCCCCGATGAGCAGTCGAGGTCGGAGTATGCCCAAGGCATGGTCGAGGCCGGCATGTCACCGGAAGTTATCGTCGGAGAGCCGGAGGAAGCGATGGACGAGCTAGTAGGCATAGATTTCATGGTGGTTGATTGCAGGCGCAAGGACTTTGCAAGAATACTGAGGCTGGCAAAGCTGAGTAGCCGCGGTGCTGTTTTGGTGTGCAAGAATGCCAGTTCGAAGTCAGCAGCAGCAAGCTTCAAATGGCGAAGCGTTCTTGATGGCGGATCGCAGCATCTCGTGCGCTCTGTGTTTCTGCCGGTGGGGATGGGACTGGATATTGCACATGTTGCAGCGGCGGCCAGTGGGGGGAATTCAGGTTCAGGTGCGAAAAAATGGATCAGGCATGTGGATCAACAATCAGGAGAGGAGCATGTTATCAGAAAGTAG
- the LOC121235047 gene encoding IRK-interacting protein-like, with the protein MAPSSTSLPSSSSKSPPLPPPHQPTHFTPIQECEREEHDEDGYSEEQIIQNRGRPAAGSTEKGVTPKHRPTPLHETYKSSKPNAKKNSESDTTETEEDGSVLCNKCRPHAREKISVVPLDNNGLNNQSSSIASPNGIFKAIFSSLTRRSPRSTEALTTAREEQWKIAVAELSHKLIQATRKRDEALLEASRLKYSMAELEKKLNKLEIYCHNLKSGLEECSTNSRYQIGKSHSNLLVNHQGSLSVNDKVIEHFLVSVSEARSSVRLLCRALTMQLRQMGNKVYERISVLLQPYDIKVSLSKNPRSLIFYLEALLNQAFYEDFESVGFQKNASNQILNPIDRCEANFESFTLLRELTWEEVLNKGTRHFSEDFSRFCDRKMSEIVAMLGWNRAWPEPLLQAFFVASKSVWLVHLLATSVHPSLPIFRVDKGAGFDGVYMEDMGGDKMRTLMPSVVRIMVAPGFYVYGSLVKCKVLCRYCNSNNINNQ; encoded by the exons ATGGCTCCCTCTTCTACATCTttgccttcttcttcctccaaatctcctcctcttcctcctccccaCCAACCCACTCACTTCACCCCT ATTCAAGAATGTGAAAGAGAAGAACATGATGAAGATGGATATAGCGAGGAGCAAATAATCCAGAACAGAGGGAGACCGGCCGCTGGTTCTACGGAGAAGGGAGTTACTCCCAAACACCGCCCGACGCCGCTCCATGAAACTTACAAAAGTTCCAAACCCAACGCCAAGAAGAACTCGGAGTCCGATACAACGGAGACCGAAGAGGACGGTTCGGTCTTGTGTAACAAGTGCCGCCCACATGCGCGCGAGAAGATCTCGGTGGTTCCGCTGGACAACAATGGTCTCAACAATCAGTCTTCGTCGATTGCGAGTCCCAATGGCATATTCAAGGCCATCTTTTCGTCGCTAACGAGGAGAAGCCCGAGGTCAACGGAGGCGTTAACGACGGCCAGAGAGGAGCAGTGGAAGATTGCGGTGGCAGAGCTCTCGCACAAGCTGATTCAGGCTACGAGAAAGAGAGACGAGGCTCTCCTTGAAGCTTCAAGGCTTAAGTACTCCATGGCTGAGCTAGAGAAGAAGCTCAACAAGCTCGAGATTTATTGCCATAACTTGAAGTCTGGCCTCGAAGAGTGCAGCACCAACTCGCGCTATCAAATAGGAAAGAGCCACAGTAATCTGCTGGTGAACCATCAAGGCTCCCTGAGCGTTAATGACAAAGTGATTGAGCATTTTCTGGTTTCGGTTTCGGAGGCTCGGTCTTCGGTCCGGCTCTTGTGCCGCGCGCTCACTATGCAACTCAGGCAAATGGGAAACAAAGTATATGAAAGAATTTCGGTTCTTCTACAACCTTATGATATAAAGGTTTCACTCTCGAAGAACCCAAGAAGCTTGATTTTCTACCTTGAGGCTTTGCTGAACCAAGCTTTCTATGAGGACTTCGAATCTGTTGGGTTTCAAAAGAACGCCTCGAATCAAATATTGAACCCGATTGATCGGTGCGAGGCTAATTTTGAGTCCTTTACCTTGCTTCGGGAGTTGACATGGGAGGAGGTCTTGAATAAGGGGACAAGGCATTTCAGTGAAGATTTCAGCAGGTTTTGTGACAGGAAAATGAGTGAAATTGTCGCAATGTTGGGGTGGAACAGAGCATGGCCGGAGCCACTGTTGCAGGCATTCTTTGTTGCTTCAAAAAGTGTGTGGTTGGTGCACCTTTTGGCCACCTCGGTGCACCCGAGCTTGCCTATATTTAGGGTGGATAAAGGGGCGGGATTTGATGGAGTTTACATGGAGGACATGGGTGGAGATAAGATGAGGACATTGATGCCGTCTGTGGTCCGGATCATGGTTGCACCTGGGTTCTATGTCTACGGCAGCCTGGTTAAATGCAAGGTGCTATGCAGGTACTGCAACAGCAACAACATCAACAATCAGTGA
- the LOC121235182 gene encoding probable protein S-acyltransferase 14 yields MQRSGAAMAWNVFKFCTALRGLGSIMILLVLAIVGVSYYTIVIAIYGPALLHTGLPDSLAALAVLLLFHFLLGMLLWSYFSVVLTNPGSVPPNWRPVMDEEKGDMDPLMSSEYEGPGLGSNRSTMDPANPRIRFCRKCNQVKPPRCHHCSVCARCVLKMDHHCVWVVNCVGALNYKYFFLFLLYTFLETILVTLSLLPYFVKFFTDGEIPGTPGTLAATLITFILNLSFALSVLGFLIMHISLIAANTTTIEAYEKKTTREWRYDLGWKENFQQVLGRDKKYWLIPAYSDEDLRLMPALQGLEYPTRPDLDVLRGF; encoded by the exons ATGCAAAGGTCGGGAGCAGCAATGGCTTGGAACGTGTTCAAGTTCTGTACGGCCCTGCGTGGTCTCGGCTCCATCATGATCCTCCTGGTCCTCGCCATAGTCGGGGTCTCCTATTACACTATTGTCATAGCCATTTACGGCCCAGCTCTCCTCCACACCGGCCTTCCCGATTCTCTCGCCGCTCTCGCCGTCTTGCTCTTGTTTCATTTCCTG TTGGGGATGCTATTATGGAGCTACTTTTCTGTTGTTCTAACGAATCCGGGCAGCGTTCCTCCGAATTGGAGGCCAGTAATGGATGAGGAGAAAGGAGACATGGATCCATTGATGTCATCAGAATACGAGGGCCCAGGTTTAGGCTCAAACCGGTCAACTATGGACCCAGCCAATCCAAGAATACGGTTTTGTCGAAAGTGCAACCAAGTTAAACCGCCTCGTTGCCATCACTGTTCCGTTT GTGCGAGGTGCGTACTGAAAATGGACCACCATTGTGTTTGGGTCGTGAATTGTGTTGGGGCGTTGAACTACAAgtacttctttcttttcttg CTTTACACATTTCTTGAGACAATTCTTGTCACTTTATCGTTACTGCCGTATTTTGTCAAGTTTTTCACTGATGGTGAGATACCTGGAACGCCAGGCACCCTTGCAGCCACTTTGATCACATTCA TTTTGAACTTATCCTTTGCACTGAGTGTTCTTGGCTTTCTGATTATGCACATATCATTGATTGCTGCAAATACCACCACAATTGAG gCATATGAGAAGAAAACAACTCGTGAATGGCGTTATGACCTTGGATGGAAGGAAAACTTTCAGCAG GTGCTTGGGAGGGATAAGAAATACTGGTTAATCCCTGCATACTCAGACGAGGATCTGAGACTGATGCCAGCACTTCAGGGTCTTGAATATCCAACAAGGCCTGACTTGGATGTTCTTCGGGGTTTCTAA
- the LOC121234957 gene encoding SNARE-interacting protein KEULE-like has product MSMSDSDSSSHGGEYKNFRQISRDRLLHEMLQSAKTGDSKSTWKVLIMDKLTVKVMSYSCKMADITDEGVSLVEDIYRRRQPLPSMDAIYFIQPSKENVIMFLSDMSGRKPLYRKVFVFFSSPISRELVNHIKKDTTVLPRIVALKEMNLEYFAIDSQGFITNNERALEELFGDDEDCRKGVACLNVMANRIATVFASLREFPYVRYRAAKSLDATTMTTFRDLIPTKLAAGVWDGIMKYKSLPNFPKSETCELLILDRSVDQIAPIIHEWTYDAMCHDLLNLEGNKYVHEVPSKTSGPPEKKEVLLEDHDPVWLELRHTHIADASERLHEKMTNFISKNKAAQIQHGSRDGGELSTRELQKMVQALPQYSEQIDKLSLHVEIAGKINRTIRESGLRELGQLEQDLVFGDAGMKDVIKFLTTKEDTTRENKLRLLMILVAIYPEKFEGEKGLNIMKLAKLPPEDMNAVYNLRLLGGLSDTKKSSTGAFSLKFDIHKKKRAARKERTGEEETWQLSRFYPMIEELIEKLSKGELPKDDYPCLNDPSQTFHGMSHTAAVNQAPAAHSLRSRRTPTWARPRNSDDGYSSDSMLRHTSSDFKKMGQRIFVFIVGGATRSELRVCHKLTTKLKREVVLGSSSLDDPPQFITKLKMLTAHELSIDDLQI; this is encoded by the exons ATGTCGATGTCCGATTCTGACTCATCTTCGCATGGCGGCGAGTACAAGAATTTCAGACAAATCAGCCGTGACC GATTATTGCATGAAATGCTTCAGTCGGCCAAAACAGGGGATTCAAAATCAACTTGGAAG GTACTTATCATGGACAAACTAACTGTCAAGGTAATGTCTTACTCGTGCAAGATGGCTGATATCACAGACGAAGGTGTTTCAT TGGTTGAAGACATATACAGGCGAAGGCAGCCATTACCCTCCATGGATGCTATATACttcatccaaccatccaaagAGAA CGTTATAATGTTCTTGTCGGATATGTCTGGAAGGAAGCCTTTGTACAGGAA GGTATTTGTTTTCTTCAGTTCACCTATTTCAAGAGAACTGGTTAATCACATTAAGAAGGATACAACTGTTTTACCTCGTATAGTTGCATTGAAAGAG ATGAATTTGGAGTACTTTGCTATTGATAGTCAG GGTTTTATCACCAATAATGAAAGGGCTTTAGAGGAACTTTTTGGAGATGATGAGGATTGTCGCAAAGGTGTAGCCTGCTTGAATGTGATGGCTAACCGCATTGCTACAGTTTTTGCTTCGTTAAGg GAATTTCCTTACGTGCGTTATCGTGCTGCCAAGTCCCTTGATGCAACTACAATGACAACTTTCCGTGATCTAATTCCGACAAAGCTTGCTGCTGGTGTTTGGGACGGtattatgaaatataaatcACTTCCTAACTTCCCTAAGTCAGAAACATGCGAGTTGCTCATCCTCGACAGATCTGTAGATCAG ATTGCTCCTATCATACATGAATGGACATATGATGCCATGTGTCACGATTTACTGAATTTGGAGGGAAATAAATATGTGCACGAG GTTCCTAGCAAAACCAGTGGTCCACCTGAGAAAAAAGAGGTTCTTTTGGAGGATCATGATCCCGTCTGGCTTGAGCTTCGGCACACACATATAGCAGAT GCCAGTGAACGGTTGCATGAGAAGATGACCAACTTCATTTCAAAGAATAAAGCTGCACAAATCCAACATGGTTCAAG GGATGGAGGTGAACTGTCTACACGGGAATTGCAGAAGATGGTTCAAGCATTACCACAGTATAGTGAACAAATTGACAAGCTCTCGCTCCATGTAGAG ATTGCAGGAAAAATTAACAGGACTATCAGGGAATCTGGGCTTCGGGAGCTTGGGCAGCTGGAGCAGGATCTGGTTTTTGGAGATGCCGGAATGAAGGATGTTATCAAATTCTTGACCACAAAAGAG GATACAACCCGTGAAAATAAGTTGCGGTTGTTAATGATTCTTGTAGCCATTTATCCTGAGAAGTTTGAGGGTGAAAAGGGTCTAAACATAATGAAG TTAGCAAAGTTACCACCTGAGGATATGAATGCTGTTTATAACTTGAGGTTACTGGGGGGGTTATCAGATACCAAAAAGAGCTCAACTGGAGCTTTCTCTTTGAAGTTTGATATTCACAAG AAGAAGCGTGCAGCTAGGAAAGAGCGTACTGGCGAAGAAGAAACGTGGCAGCTATCACGATTTTATCCAATGATTGAG GAACTTATTGAAAAACTTAGCAAAGGTGAACTCCCAAAAGATGATTATCCATGTTTGAATGACCCAAGTCAAACTTTTCACGGGATGTCTCACACTGCAGCAGTAAATCAAGCTCCAGCTGCTCATTCACTTAGATCAAGGCGGACACCTACGTGGGCTCGGCCTCGGAACTCTGATGATGGGTATTCAAG TGATTCGATGCTAAGACACACATCTAGTGATTTTAAGAAGATGGGCCAGcggatatttgtatttattgtTGGTGGAGCTACTAGATCTGAG CTTAGGGTTTGCCACAAGCTTACAACTAAATTGAAGAGGGAAGTTGTTCTAGGCTCATCAAGTCTTGATGATCCTCCACAATTTATTACG AAATTGAAGATGTTGACAGCACATGAACTCTCCATCGATGATCTCCAGATATAA
- the LOC121235665 gene encoding LOW QUALITY PROTEIN: deoxyribodipyrimidine photo-lyase (The sequence of the model RefSeq protein was modified relative to this genomic sequence to represent the inferred CDS: inserted 2 bases in 2 codons), producing MASLSSPPSNSTCVQSGRIRVLKERSRASDGAVGPVVYWMFRDQRIRDNWALIHAVDQGNKANAPVAVAFNLFDQFLGAKARQIGFMLXGLKQLQGDLEETLQIPFLLFQGEAEKTIPDFLRECGASLLVTDFSPLREIQRCKEEICKRVSDLVTIHEVDAHNVVPTWVASEKLEYSAKTIRGKINKRLPEYLIDFPTLQPPSRKWTRATLSTDWDGLIANILRKGAEVPEVEWCEPGRXAAMEVLVGSKNGFLTKRLKGYSADRNNPLKPRGLSGLSPYLHFGQISAQRCALEARRVRKVCPQAVDTFLEELIVRRELADNFCFYQHHYDSLKGAWEWARKTLMDHASDKREHIYTREQLEKAQTADPLWNASQLEMVYHGKMHGFMRMYWAKKILEWTTAPEEALEISIYLNDKYEIDGRDPNGYVGCMWSICGVHDQGWKERPVFGKIRYMNYAGCKRKFDVDGYIAYTKRLVGETKKRKAESLQSQKVKDLRI from the exons ATGGCCTCCTTATCTTCTCCCCCCAGCAACTCGACCTGCGTACAATCGGGCCGGATCAGGGTTTTGAAGGAACGATCGCGAGCATCGGACGGGGCGGTGGGTCCTGTTGTGTATTGGATGTTCAGGGACCAAAGGATCAGAGACAACTGGGCGTTGATCCACGCCGTTGATCAGGGCAACAAGGCCAATGCACCCGTAGCTGTGGCGTTCAATCTGTTTGATCAGTTTCTAGGGGCGAAAGCTCGTCAGATAGGGTTTATGT AGGGTTTGAAACAACTGCAGGGTGATCTCGAAGAGACCCTTCAAATCCCATTCCTCTTGTTTCAG GGAGAAGCTGAAAAGACTATACCAGATTTTTTAAGAGAATGCGGGGCTTCCCTTTTAGTCACAGACTTCTCACCTTTACGTGAAATTCAGAGGTGTAAAGAGGAAATTTGCAAGAGGGTGAGTGATTTGGTGACCATTCACGAAGTTGATGCCCACAACGTAGTACCTACTTGGGTGGCATCAGAGAAGTTGGAGTATAGCGCCAAGACCATaaggggaaaaataaataaaaggctTCCAGAATACCTCATTGATTTTCCTACTTTGCAGCCTCCAAGTAGAAAATGGACCCGTGCAACTTTGTCGACTGATTGGGATGGCCTCATTGCCAATATTTTGAG GAAAGGAGCAGAAGTTCCTGAAGTTGAGTGGTGTGAACCAGGGA AGGCAGCAATGGAAGTATTGGTGGGAAGTAAAAATGGGTTCTTAACGAAAAGGTTGAAAGGTTATTCAGCGGATAGGAATAATCCATTGAAACCTAGAGGGCTTTCTGGTCTCTCTCCATACTTGCATTTTGGGCAAATATCTGCGCAGCGGTGTGCTTTAGAGGCTCGCAGGGTCAGGAAAGTTTGTCCTCAG GCAGTTGATACATTCTTGGAGGAGTTAATTGTGCGCCGAGAACTTGCTGATAACTTCTGTTTCTACCAACATCATTATGATTCACTGAAAGGGGCATGGGAATGGGCACGTAAGACCTTGATGGACCATGCTTCTGACAAGCGAGAACATATTTACAC CAGGGAACAATTGGAAAAGGCACAAACAGCTGATCCT CTTTGGAATGCTTCTCAGTTGGAGATGGTCTACCATGGGAAGATGCATGGTTTTATGCG GATGTATTGGGCAAAAAAGATTCTTGAGTGGACAACAGCACCTGAAGAAGCGCTTGAAATATCGATATATCTAAATGACAAG TATGAAATAGATGGCAGGGATCCAAATGGATATGTCGGTTGCATGTGGTCAATATGTGGAGTTCATGACCAG GGTTGGAAAGAACGTCCAGTTTTTGGGAAAATACGGTACATGAATTATGCAGGTTGCAAAAGGAAATTTGATGTGGATGGATACATTGCTTATACTAAAAGGCTAGTGGGTGAAACTAAGAAGAGAAAAGCAGAAAGCTTGCAGAGTCAGAAAGTGAAGGACCTCCGTATTTAG